Proteins from one Octopus bimaculoides isolate UCB-OBI-ISO-001 chromosome 19, ASM119413v2, whole genome shotgun sequence genomic window:
- the LOC106869435 gene encoding mannose-P-dolichol utilization defect 1 protein homolog isoform X1, which yields MFGYEINNSDSSTFHFYIISFLIALCSMFIKMPQIRNILHAKKAKSVSLRAILTETCGHSIVLVYHFAMNYPFTSYSEYIFLVPQDLILLCILLYYNDRFDMRVVTGFMVYFFSCIFLASGVISNAVLKIAIILATPISFFSKSLQIYSLHQSKDVGQLSFTTWLATTVCSTARLLTSLYETGDHVVSMNFLCSILLNIVIMVQIVYYNWVNRKEKLP from the exons ATGTTTGGCTACGAGATTAATAACAGTGACTCTAGTACATTCCATTTTTACATAATTAGTTTTTTAATTGCTCTGTGCAGTATGTTCATTAAGATGCCACAGATTAGAAATATTCTTCACGCTAAGAAGGCCAAAAGTGTCAGTTTGCGGGCAATATTGACTGAGACTTGTGG CCATTCCATTGTTCTGGTGTACCATTTTGCCATGAATTACCCATTCACTAGTTATTCCGAATATATCTTCCTGGTGCCACAAg aTTTAATTCTTCTGTGTATTTTGCTCTACTACAATGATAGATTCGACATGAGAGTTGTAACTGGATTCATGGT CTATTTCTTTAGCTGCATTTTCTTAGCTTCTGGAGTTATATCAAATGCTGTATTAAAAATCGCAATT ATATTGGCCACACCCATATCTTTCTTCAGTAAATCGCTTCAGATCTATTCCTTGCACCAGTCCAAAGATGTTGGTCAGTTAAGCTTCACCACTTGGCTTGCAACGACGGTTTGTTCAACAG ctCGTCTTTTAACATCATTGTACGAAACTGGAGACCATGTAGTATCCATGAACTTTCTCTGCAGCATTCTGCTAAATATTGTCATAATGGTACAAATAGTTTACTACAACTGGGTCAACAGGAAGGAGAAACTACCATGA
- the LOC106869435 gene encoding mannose-P-dolichol utilization defect 1 protein homolog isoform X2, whose product MFGYEINNSDSSTFHFYIISFLIALCSMFIKMPQIRNILHAKKAKSVSLRAILTETCGHSIVLVYHFAMNYPFTSYSEYIFLVPQDLILLCILLYYNDRFDMRVVTGFMVYFFSCIFLASGVISNAVLKIAILVF is encoded by the exons ATGTTTGGCTACGAGATTAATAACAGTGACTCTAGTACATTCCATTTTTACATAATTAGTTTTTTAATTGCTCTGTGCAGTATGTTCATTAAGATGCCACAGATTAGAAATATTCTTCACGCTAAGAAGGCCAAAAGTGTCAGTTTGCGGGCAATATTGACTGAGACTTGTGG CCATTCCATTGTTCTGGTGTACCATTTTGCCATGAATTACCCATTCACTAGTTATTCCGAATATATCTTCCTGGTGCCACAAg aTTTAATTCTTCTGTGTATTTTGCTCTACTACAATGATAGATTCGACATGAGAGTTGTAACTGGATTCATGGT CTATTTCTTTAGCTGCATTTTCTTAGCTTCTGGAGTTATATCAAATGCTGTATTAAAAATCGCAATT ctCGTCTTTTAA
- the LOC106869422 gene encoding radial spoke head 10 homolog B, which translates to MARKKVAKRTDEILVTEEEKTEPSSWENEDVEETEQQQQPPAEAVQDETEVTTSCVTEGPLLTNVVIKTYEGKFLNGLFEGEGYMEFIDGHIYKGSFHQGLMHGRGYYKWNDGVTYEGDFMFNYITGKGTYTYLDGRLVAFSTRWRLHRLINSFGLMTKIYLCSFFQGCMQFDKDSQCFYHGDWQYDLPHGWGLQRYSSHNIYEGFWFKNKPNVEGVMKWFVQGRPKDIEIYKGHWANGIQAKFTQRTGGVYEGRFENNALPDNTFVKGLPALINDQDNKSPEKEVNMKSVDSNFIMDINSLLKGYKGVDPKQELTQVNKNVWRHIAFLKKIYLFYASLGQEPAIDNVYLMDNLQFWRFLKDCRLHHHGFTLMQMDRFLAKDKKVTSLHDPFGKLLLREFIANLVILAFKAYSAQYDDAKANLKYHFLLLDWCFYQLLKNNIYPNVFTVRGHIFTEVRRAMNIMEHVQEVYKIYTAICKPRKLPPHDSSMKMRDCLVILKDLNLINENLTAKAAIDVLAEDDPNVIVDGDYNMELEMTYLEFLEALVGFAEIYITESVVESMTIPLDTVTSSRSPKTSSQPVMSPVLSTNVSSTSFQQHSKTRETTENRTSETVQEEQTKSLSVLFSPLESLMETSDSKETTNEETEAEVEAEELDQATKKYNFWTHQIHIFFIEKFIRPVSNLLNMQQTVNKLVKEELKKIKKKEKQKAATERWHQLRREAVEEASLSQEPEQEHDQNIAENVHVFDEFGEVKTSGPNGHAT; encoded by the exons ATGGCGAGGAAGAAAGTGGCGAAAAGAACGGACGAGATATTAGTTACCGAGGAAGAAAAGACGGAGCCGAGTTCTTGGGAAAACGAAGACGTGGAGGAAAcggaacagcagcagcaaccaccAGCCGAAGCGGTGCAAGATGAGACGGAAGTGACAACTTCTTGTGTGACTGAAGGCCCCTTATTGACCAATGTGGTGATAAAAAC ATATGAGGGCAAATTTTTAAATGGCTTGTTTGAAGGTGAAGGTTATATGGAATTTATTGATGGGCATATTTATAAA GGTTCTTTCCATCAAGGTCTGATGCATGGTCGCGGATATTACAAATGGAATGATGGTGTCACCTATGAG GGAGACTTTATGTTTAACTACATCACAGGTAAAGGAACATACACCTACTTAGATGGAAG ATTGGTTGCTTTTTCTACCAGGTGGAGACTCCATCGGCTCATAAATTCATTTGGTTTGATGACCAAGATATATTTGTGTTCATTCTTTCAGGGATGTATGCAGTTTGACAAAGACAGTCAATGCTTCTACCACGGTGATTGGCAATATGACCTTCCCCATGGATGGGGTCTCCAGAGGTACAGCAGCCATAACATTTATGAAGGGTTCTGGTTCAAAAATAAGCCAAATGTTGAAGGTGTAATGAAGTGGTTCGTTCAAGGCCGACCAAAGGATATCGAAATATACAAGGGCCACTGGGCCAATGGTATACAG GCTAAATTCACTCAAAGAACTGGAGGTGTCTATGAAGGAAGATTTGAGAATAATGCTCTTCCTGATAATACCTTTGTCAAAGGACTTCCGGCTCTTATTAATGACCAGGACAATAAAT CTCCCGAAAAGGAAGTGAACATGAAATCAGTCGACAGTAATTTCATAATGGACATCAACAGCTTACTGAAAGGTTACAAAGGTGTTGACCCCAAACAAGAACTGACACAG GTGAATAAGAACGTGTGGAGGCATATAGCATTTTTGAAGAAGATCTACTTGTTTTATGCAAGTTTGGGCCAGGAACCAGCCATTGATAATGTCTACTTGATGGACAATCTTCAGTTCTGGAGATTTCTCAAAGACTGTCGCTTGCATCATCATGGCTTTACCCTGATGCAAATGGATAGATTCCTTG CGAAAGATAAAAAAGTAACCAGTCTCCATGACCCTTTTGGTAAGTTGCTGCTACGGGAATTTATAGCGAACCTTGTGATCTTGGCCTTCAAAGCATACAGTGCACAATACGATGACGCAAAAGCAAACTTAAA GTACCATTTTCTTCTGCTGGATTGGTGCTTCTATCAACTTCTCAAAAACAACATCTACCCCAATGTGTTCACCGTTAGAG GCCATATCTTCACAGAAGTCCGCAGAGCCATGAACATAATGGAACACGTCCAGGAGGTTTACAAAATCTACACTGCCATTTGTAAACCACGAAAG TTACCTCCCCATGATTCTTCCATGAAGATGAGAGACTGTTTAGTCATACTCAAG GACTTAAACCTGATCAATGAGAACCTCACCGCCAAAGCTGCCATTGATGTTTTGGCCGAAGATGATCCCAATGTTATCGTTGATGGTGACTACAACATGGAGTTGGAG ATGACCTACCTTGAGTTTCTGGAAGCGCTTGTTGGTTTTGCTGAGATTTACATCACAGAAAGCGTGGTAGAGTCAATGACGATACCTCTTGATACCGTCACGTCAAGTCGGTCTCCAAAGACAAGCAGTCAACCTGTCATGTCACCTGTCCTCAGCACCAATGTGTCCAGCACTTCCTTCCAACAACACTCGAAGACAAGAGAGACAACAGAGAATAGGACATCGGAGACAGTG CAAGAGGAACAAACAAAATCTTTATCTGTGTTGTTCAGTCCACTTGAGAGTTTGATGGAAACGAGTGACAGCAAAGAGACAACAAACG aagaaactgaAGCAGAGGTAGAGGCTGAAGAACTTGACCAAGCTACAAAAAAGTACAACTTCTGGACTCACCAAATACACATTTTCTTCATCGAGAAATTCATTCGTCCGGTCAGCAACCTTTTGAACATGCAGCAGACGGTCAACAAACTGGTGaaagaagaattaaagaaaataaagaagaaggagaaacagAAGGCAGCGACAGAGCGATGGCACCAGTTACGCCGAGAAGCAGTAGAAGAGGCATCGCTGAGTCAGGAACCGGAACAGGAACACGACCAGAACATTGCTGAAAACGTTCATGTCTTTGATGAGTTTGGTGAAGTGAAGACGAGCGGTCCAAATggacatgcaacataa